One window of Solwaraspora sp. WMMA2056 genomic DNA carries:
- a CDS encoding glycoside hydrolase family 9 protein codes for MTRPRRRRAVALFAATSASVLALTALTVASAHAEEREHIVNGSFDDGTTGWWATDNVTLAATDGRLCATVGAGTANPWDASIGHNDIPLIDGAAYRLTFTATTDVPASVRANVQLNAAPYTTVLSRQLDLGPTAETVTAEFTANLDSPDGTFTFQLGGGTADYTLCLDDVSLISDDSAQPPPGGPEQITNGDFSDGTTGWISYGTASPQVVDGRLCANVPAGLANPWDAGILQEGLPLIAGEEYAIAFEVSAEPAATVRTVVQLGADPYTGYFNRDLTLTGDPQRVEQTFVATEDTARAQLAFQLGGNASAYTFCLDDVSLRGGEEEPPYEPDTGPRVRVNQVGYLPGGPKNATIVTDAETPLDWALHAADGSVAASGTSTPRGLDAASGEQVHTVDFSAYRGTGTGFTLVADGETSYPFAISGDIYQQLRSDALQFFYIQRSGIAIDGDLVGEEYARPAGHLGVAPNQGDTDVPCQPGVCDYRLDVRGGWYDAGDHGKYVVNGGIATYQLLSAFERTKTAPSADGGAALADGTLRVPERDNGVPDILDEARWELEFLMRMQVPAGEPLAGMAHHKMHDRNWTGMPMQPEDDPELRELHPPSTAATLNLAAVTAQCARLYAPYDAAFAGQCLTAAKTAYAAARANPDRIADPNDGNGGGSYSDGDVSDEFYWAAAQLYLTTGEQGYLADVTASRHHTANVFDPNGFGWGSTAALGRLDLATVPNGLAPQERERIRASVTDAADAYLATLAGQAYGLPLPGNRGSYFWGGNSNIINNAVVLATAYDMTGDAAYRDGAVQAMDYIFGRNALNHSYVTGWGTVYPRNQHSRIFANQLDPDLPIPPAGSIAGGANAGLDDPFVRDLLAGCAPMFCYVDDIESYATNEVAINWNSALSWIASFLGDQGDAEAAVAPLACRAEYVNYGAWAGGGGFTAQVDITNTGTTAIDGWTARFAFTGDQRLREAWLAGVTQSGATVTARNETYNGRIGPGATVMFGLNATTGGGANPAPELITVNGVACS; via the coding sequence GTGACCCGACCCAGACGACGCCGCGCGGTCGCGCTATTCGCCGCCACCAGCGCCAGCGTCCTCGCGCTGACGGCCCTCACCGTGGCCTCGGCCCACGCCGAGGAACGCGAACACATCGTCAACGGCAGCTTCGACGACGGCACCACCGGCTGGTGGGCCACCGACAACGTGACCCTCGCCGCCACCGACGGGCGGCTGTGCGCCACCGTCGGCGCCGGCACCGCCAACCCGTGGGACGCCAGCATCGGGCACAACGACATCCCACTCATCGACGGTGCGGCGTACCGCCTGACCTTCACCGCCACCACCGACGTGCCGGCCAGCGTCCGGGCGAACGTGCAGCTCAACGCCGCCCCGTACACCACCGTACTGAGCCGCCAGCTCGACCTGGGCCCGACGGCCGAGACGGTGACCGCCGAGTTCACCGCCAACCTCGACTCCCCCGACGGCACCTTCACGTTCCAGCTCGGCGGCGGCACCGCCGACTACACCCTCTGCCTCGACGACGTCTCGCTGATCAGCGACGACAGCGCGCAACCACCGCCCGGCGGGCCGGAACAGATCACCAACGGCGACTTCAGCGACGGCACCACCGGCTGGATCAGCTACGGCACCGCCAGCCCTCAGGTGGTCGACGGACGGCTCTGCGCGAACGTTCCCGCTGGTCTGGCGAACCCGTGGGACGCCGGCATCCTGCAGGAGGGTCTACCGCTGATCGCCGGCGAGGAGTACGCGATCGCCTTCGAGGTCAGCGCCGAACCCGCCGCGACCGTCCGCACCGTCGTGCAGCTCGGCGCCGACCCGTACACCGGCTACTTCAACCGCGACCTGACGCTGACCGGCGACCCGCAGCGCGTCGAGCAGACCTTCGTCGCCACCGAGGACACCGCCCGCGCCCAACTCGCCTTCCAGCTCGGCGGCAACGCCTCGGCGTACACGTTCTGCCTGGACGACGTGTCGCTGCGCGGCGGCGAGGAAGAACCACCGTACGAGCCGGACACCGGCCCCCGGGTCCGGGTCAACCAGGTCGGCTACCTGCCCGGTGGGCCCAAGAACGCGACCATCGTCACCGACGCCGAGACGCCCCTGGACTGGGCCCTGCACGCCGCCGACGGCAGCGTGGCCGCCAGCGGCACCAGCACCCCGCGCGGGCTCGACGCCGCCTCCGGCGAGCAGGTGCACACCGTCGACTTCTCCGCGTACCGAGGCACCGGCACCGGGTTCACCCTGGTCGCCGACGGCGAGACCAGCTACCCGTTCGCCATCTCCGGCGACATCTACCAGCAGCTGCGCTCCGACGCCCTGCAGTTCTTCTACATCCAGCGCAGCGGCATCGCCATCGACGGCGACCTGGTCGGCGAGGAGTACGCCCGCCCGGCCGGGCACCTGGGCGTGGCCCCCAACCAGGGCGACACCGACGTGCCGTGCCAGCCCGGGGTCTGCGACTACCGGCTCGACGTGCGCGGCGGCTGGTACGACGCCGGTGACCACGGCAAGTACGTCGTCAACGGCGGGATCGCCACCTACCAGCTGCTGAGCGCCTTCGAGCGGACCAAGACCGCGCCCAGCGCCGACGGCGGTGCCGCCCTGGCCGACGGCACCCTGCGGGTGCCCGAGCGGGACAACGGCGTACCGGACATCCTCGACGAGGCCCGCTGGGAGCTGGAGTTCCTGATGCGGATGCAGGTGCCGGCCGGTGAGCCGCTGGCCGGGATGGCCCACCACAAGATGCACGACCGGAACTGGACGGGCATGCCGATGCAGCCCGAGGACGACCCCGAGCTGCGCGAACTGCACCCGCCGTCGACCGCGGCCACGCTCAACCTGGCAGCGGTCACCGCTCAGTGTGCCCGGCTGTACGCCCCGTACGATGCCGCCTTCGCCGGCCAGTGCCTGACCGCGGCGAAGACCGCGTACGCGGCCGCCAGGGCAAACCCTGACCGGATCGCCGACCCCAACGACGGCAACGGCGGTGGCTCCTACAGCGACGGCGACGTCAGTGACGAGTTCTACTGGGCCGCCGCCCAGCTGTACCTGACCACCGGGGAGCAGGGATACCTGGCCGACGTGACGGCGTCACGGCACCACACCGCGAACGTCTTCGACCCCAACGGCTTCGGCTGGGGCAGCACCGCCGCGCTGGGTCGGCTCGACCTGGCCACCGTGCCCAACGGGCTGGCCCCGCAGGAGCGGGAACGGATCCGGGCGTCGGTGACCGATGCCGCCGACGCCTACCTGGCCACCCTGGCGGGTCAGGCGTACGGGCTGCCGTTGCCGGGCAACCGCGGCTCCTACTTCTGGGGCGGCAACAGCAACATCATCAACAACGCGGTGGTGCTGGCGACGGCGTACGACATGACCGGTGACGCCGCCTACCGCGACGGCGCGGTGCAGGCGATGGACTACATCTTCGGCCGCAACGCGCTGAACCACTCGTACGTCACCGGCTGGGGCACGGTCTACCCGCGCAACCAGCACAGCCGGATCTTCGCCAACCAGCTCGACCCGGACCTGCCGATCCCTCCGGCCGGATCGATCGCCGGTGGCGCCAACGCCGGTCTGGACGACCCGTTCGTCCGGGACCTGCTGGCCGGCTGCGCGCCGATGTTCTGCTACGTCGACGACATCGAGTCCTACGCGACGAACGAGGTGGCGATCAACTGGAACTCGGCGTTGAGCTGGATCGCGTCCTTCCTCGGCGACCAGGGTGACGCCGAGGCCGCTGTCGCACCACTGGCCTGCCGGGCCGAGTACGTCAACTACGGTGCCTGGGCCGGCGGCGGCGGCTTCACCGCCCAGGTCGACATCACCAACACCGGCACCACCGCGATCGACGGCTGGACGGCCCGGTTCGCCTTCACCGGCGACCAGCGGCTACGCGAAGCCTGGCTGGCCGGGGTGACCCAGTCCGGTGCGACCGTGACGGCACGCAACGAGACCTACAACGGTCGGATCGGTCCGGGTGCCACGGTGATGTTCGGGCTGAACGCCACCACCGGTGGTGGCGCCAATCCGGCGCCGGAGCTGATCACCGTCAACGGGGTGGCCTGCTCCTGA